The nucleotide window caaaaattaagcaaatgaggctttggggatttttccgaaagaagtcagtgggtaagaattcacatttgtttttgtccttaaagtcttaagatcatcatctagctggctttcacccacagtaggctaatcctcaagagttgtagcctctaacctccttgtttagattgatgtagcttggtagctccgagttaacgcagtcgcctctcacgctGGAGACAGCGGTTCAAGCCCTGTTTGCAGtgacttttcttgtttatcaggtgttgtttttgctaaggataaccaataagcataaacataaaatgtatgtgtgacttgttttgtgatattagtttgtaggaaatatacactttgatttgattaaatggttttgtagagtgtagcaaagatgagcaacagactgaggagccgcagcagcagctgtgccagaatcaggcatggaaactggtaacaattaataagtcactttacttcaGAGAAAGTTAAacgtgaaacattgtttatctcaataatcctaatgaaaggattttgacagatgaattattctcatagagattatgatagtgtgtcaatgaacttagactaaagtcattcatgtattgctttaacttaggatcttatacatcattttgactatttatgtcaaaaaatataaattatttatattcaatattttttttacctcactttactcactataatataactcttttgtgatgactttatgttaatgtacatgaaaattcaagaatcatgatagatattagggctgatctgctcttccctatacattttcttcaatggtattggtccacaatttgacatatgtagcacttgatgaattagttgtttgaagctgatttgcaataagttatgtgctgtatctgttcttttgtatcgattcagggaggagagaggatgttgaggatagtactagagtggaagatttaggaactgtagaaacaggcccagccagagcaaacctcaaagaataccctctcaccagctttggactacagggaagtggttgctagtgtgaaaataaaattgtctgggctaagccccggatgtccttcaatgctggaaacgcctctgcatctgatgataaattacaatttaaaagtggattgttttgtgcatatttttccatcgctagcagatgagtgaggtctgacacaacaaaaatccagtttaagccctataatctaataggggccctgtgcctatctctgggttcctggcttagaaaaagatatgcactaaaacagattgtgtgtagtatagcttaattttgcgccgattttttcaattgtttatgttgcccccccaaagaAGCCAAATGCACCCCCAAACATggtatcctggtaacccctctggatCCCAAATTTTTTGAAAATCAACCCCCTCCACAAACACAGATACTGCAGTCTGTGACAGCGTGGCAAGCAATCACTGTAATTTACTTGTCGATTTTTGAAATGGTAATACTTTTATTGTGGTTTAAACCAAGACGCAACACAACAGTGTCTATCTTGTTACATAGTTGGGGCATTTTCCAACGGTGAAACatttcattgttttaaaaatgctGAGTAACGCGTTATAACCGCTACCTTGACCTCGCATATGCATCTGCTATACATCTGATTTATAGGGGAGGGACCCACTAACTATTATTATCAGTAAAACTTTATTTATCTGTCTATGTGTGAGACGCTCCTGGTCTACCCGCTCCttatgggactcgaaccggcgtctccggcatgggaggcgggcgcgctaacaaggaggctaaaggctacagcctctaccGTCAGTTGCTGGTGACTTAAATTTTTTttcgatttttttatttctatttaaaaacaaactacAATCGACAAAGAAATTGCTCAAAAcaaatatactctttattttgttcTGATTTTCCCTTATGCAGTTTAATCTTAATGTCCCCTTGGGGCATAAGTGTAACAGGAAACAAGCCTCAAAACATGCTTGTAAACGAGATGGCAGGCCCTGCCATTGTAAACAGTGAAAATGTAGCTAGCTTATCAGTTTTCTAATAACTTCAAACTTACAGTGACACAATGCACCttcaaaataacttaaaatataaataaaaaataaaatttgtgtgTCCCTCTTTGATAAAACACTTTTGgtcaaataaatgtaacaaaaatgacaaaattagatgtattacaaaaatacatactTTTAACAGTGGTATTCATAAAGTGCAAACACAACTTTCAACAGTTGTTCTGAATCCCTGAAATTGTAAACAAAATGAAACATCTGCATCCATTACTTTAGTTTCAACATTCTTCTTTTATGCATTTTTAGCCAGGAAGACAAACCTGTCTACTACCTCTGGCTTGAGGCATGCCCGGTTACATGTAACAATTCCCCCTCCCACACTGAAAAGCCTCTCTGATGGGGCACTTGTAGCAGGGACAGACAAGTATTTTTTGGCCAGATTACTGAGCCTTGGGAAGTTTGGTTCGTGACGTTTCCACCACTGAAGTGGATCAGTGTCTGGGTCAACCTCAGGGGTCAGTAGGTAGGTTGCCAGCTCTGTCTCTACTTTCACTTCCTCTGGTTGGTGAGAAGATGGCTCTGGCACATTCTTCTTGAAGAAAGCAGCTAAAGTCATTTTCTTATTGGGCGGAGGATGTGCTTCTCCTTGGCACACCTGCACAGCTGGACCAGGCTGCTGAGGCGTACTTTTTTCAGCAGGCAGAGACATCAGCTCAGTGACAGCTCTTTTTTTGATTTGTTCCACCTTGTCGGGGTCAATGTAGGTTGTACGGAACCTGGGGTCCATCAGTGAGGACATGTCCAAGTGTTCATTCTTCACAGGGTCGCTGTATTTGTCATCAAGATACTGCATTatgtttctttttattgttttagtgAGTTCGGTGTCTTCCTCCTCTGGCTGTAGGAGATTGGTTTTGAACAAATGCAGTACCGGTTTAATGTAGGAGACACTGACATAAGCCTCCCCAGACAGGGCGTCTGTAAATTCTTggagtggcttgatagctttatTTACGGACTCTAAAACTTCAATATCTTGCCAAGTGGGGACAAGATGACGGCATTTCTTGTCGGACCCCAGGACACGGACTATGGCCTTCTCCTGTTCAAGAAATCTCTCCATCATCTTTTGAAGTGAACACCATCTGGTTGGGGACTCCGTTACCAGCTGATGACTGGGT belongs to Xyrauchen texanus isolate HMW12.3.18 chromosome 16, RBS_HiC_50CHRs, whole genome shotgun sequence and includes:
- the LOC127656756 gene encoding E3 SUMO-protein ligase ZBED1-like, whose protein sequence is MVPIYTVEKPGFINMLKVVDPRYVLPSSKYFAEVALPRLYNSTREKIARELEGVSFYSATTDLWSSRTMQPYMSLTVHYIDDWTLRSVCLQTAYFPDDHTGEIIAQGLKDALTSWNLDEERLICMTTDSGTNILKALRDNEWPNLQCFGHKLHNAIENGVKDPRIDRAIGVCKKAVAAFSYSWKKRREMGEVQAELGLPSHQLVTESPTRWCSLQKMMERFLEQEKAIVRVLGSDKKCRHLVPTWQDIEVLESVNKAIKPLQEFTDALSGEAYVSVSYIKPVLHLFKTNLLQPEEEDTELTKTIKRNIMQYLDDKYSDPVKNEHLDMSSLMDPRFRTTYIDPDKVEQIKKRAVTELMSLPAEKSTPQQPGPAVQVCQGEAHPPPNKKMTLAAFFKKNVPEPSSHQPEEVKVETELATYLLTPEVDPDTDPLQWWKRHEPNFPRLSNLAKKYLSVPATSAPSERLFSVGGGIVTCNRACLKPEVVDRFVFLAKNA